A genomic stretch from Flavobacterium nitratireducens includes:
- a CDS encoding magnesium transporter CorA family protein has protein sequence MRAFYKNNNGLIEVEAWNPNCWINVECPTKSEKKYLLDELQIPEAFYNDIADIDERPRIEVESGWTLIILRIPVKSNDVKLPFQTIPVGIVFKGEVCVTISFQETEMLTDFVAYTKRKRIDIKDNFDLVLKLLLSSSVWYLKYLKQVNQKIKLAENNLEKSIKNEELQALLQIEKCLVFFMTSLKGNDILLHRIRNIKSQKENFDPELLEDVEIELRQAQETTNIYSDILTGTMDAYASVISNNMNTIMKQMTSISIILMIPTLIASLYGMNVPNNLENNHYGIWIIIFISSLLSLFGVLLFKRKRWF, from the coding sequence ATGAGAGCATTTTATAAAAATAATAACGGATTAATTGAAGTTGAAGCATGGAATCCTAATTGCTGGATCAATGTTGAATGTCCAACAAAGTCAGAAAAAAAATATTTACTTGATGAACTTCAAATTCCTGAAGCCTTCTATAATGATATTGCAGATATTGATGAAAGACCTCGTATTGAAGTCGAAAGTGGATGGACACTTATTATTCTTCGAATTCCAGTAAAAAGTAACGATGTAAAACTACCGTTTCAAACAATTCCAGTAGGAATCGTTTTTAAAGGTGAAGTTTGTGTTACAATTAGTTTTCAAGAAACCGAAATGCTTACTGACTTTGTAGCTTACACTAAACGTAAACGAATCGATATCAAAGACAATTTTGATTTGGTTTTAAAATTATTATTGTCTTCTAGTGTTTGGTATTTGAAATATTTGAAACAAGTAAATCAAAAAATAAAATTAGCCGAAAATAATCTTGAAAAGTCTATCAAGAATGAAGAATTGCAAGCTTTATTGCAAATCGAAAAATGCTTGGTTTTCTTCATGACTTCCTTAAAAGGGAATGATATTTTATTGCATCGAATTCGAAATATCAAATCACAAAAAGAAAATTTTGATCCTGAATTGCTAGAAGATGTGGAAATTGAATTGCGTCAGGCTCAGGAAACTACAAATATTTATAGTGATATCTTAACGGGAACTATGGATGCCTATGCCTCGGTTATATCAAATAATATGAATACGATAATGAAGCAAATGACTTCTATTTCGATTATACTAATGATTCCAACGTTGATTGCAAGTTTGTACGGAATGAATGTACCTAATAATTTAGAGAACAACCATTACGGCATTTGGATCATTATTTTTATTTCGTCTTTGTTGTCTCTTTTTGGGGTTCTTTTGTTTAAGCGTAAAAGATGGTTTTAA
- a CDS encoding DUF4173 domain-containing protein, which translates to MKKIHFILASSLLFMLLFYNEGVGVNVAIFGFALTTIICYYFHEQLKSRTHLVLVTTSILSCFAFAWYGDFASFLALSLSIIFLQFKTQEPNLKMVQVIPLVFLNGITTVGRVFMFSQYIPKRQVNNGFAKKLIAYFVIPTVFLGLFLIVYTFGSKHFSALFTDYYLDVDIWDLILIAGFGFYISFSFWNYWIPEVCYEKNELLDDDFKEEEKELKQSSFSFLDIDFERKSGEITLFLLNALLLVFIVTYNYEQFFEVVKKSNLSSDTHERVNAVIFSIVMAVGVILFYFKGGFNFDTKAKSLKNLAKVWIVLNSVLILSTLVKNSEYVSFYGLTYKRLGVYAFLILAVIGLIISFMKINKQKTNAFLFNKMFWCFYTTILLCSFINWGNLITRYNLAVNKGLDYEFLIDLNFNDSLFMEYFKSHPEKVKDLYFSKEDAILNHQKNTFLSKALYYEFVEVKK; encoded by the coding sequence ATGAAAAAAATCCATTTTATCTTAGCAAGTAGCTTACTTTTTATGCTTCTTTTTTATAATGAAGGTGTAGGAGTGAATGTAGCCATTTTTGGTTTTGCACTTACAACCATAATTTGTTATTACTTCCATGAGCAACTTAAATCAAGAACTCATTTAGTATTAGTCACAACCTCTATTTTGTCTTGTTTTGCCTTTGCCTGGTATGGCGATTTTGCTTCTTTTTTAGCGTTGAGTTTATCCATTATTTTTTTACAGTTTAAAACTCAAGAACCCAATTTGAAAATGGTGCAAGTAATTCCTCTTGTGTTTTTAAATGGGATCACAACAGTAGGTAGGGTATTTATGTTTAGTCAGTACATCCCTAAACGTCAAGTAAACAATGGATTTGCTAAAAAATTAATTGCTTATTTTGTAATTCCTACTGTGTTTTTAGGATTGTTTCTTATTGTTTACACTTTTGGGAGCAAGCATTTTTCGGCTCTGTTTACAGATTACTATTTAGATGTTGATATTTGGGATTTAATTCTAATCGCTGGTTTTGGATTTTATATTTCATTTAGCTTTTGGAATTATTGGATTCCTGAAGTTTGTTATGAAAAAAATGAACTTTTAGATGATGATTTCAAAGAAGAAGAAAAAGAGCTTAAACAAAGTTCGTTTTCTTTTCTAGATATTGATTTCGAAAGAAAAAGTGGCGAAATCACTTTGTTTCTTTTAAATGCTTTATTGTTAGTTTTTATTGTGACCTATAATTATGAGCAGTTTTTTGAAGTGGTGAAAAAATCAAATTTAAGTTCAGATACCCATGAAAGAGTTAATGCGGTTATTTTCTCGATAGTTATGGCAGTAGGTGTAATTTTATTCTATTTTAAGGGCGGTTTTAATTTTGATACAAAAGCAAAATCGCTTAAAAATTTAGCTAAAGTTTGGATTGTTTTAAATAGCGTTTTGATTCTTAGCACGCTGGTTAAAAACTCAGAATATGTGTCTTTTTATGGGTTGACTTATAAACGTTTAGGTGTTTATGCGTTCTTGATTTTAGCCGTAATTGGTTTGATTATTTCATTTATGAAAATCAATAAGCAAAAAACAAATGCTTTTCTTTTCAATAAAATGTTTTGGTGTTTTTATACAACGATTTTATTATGCAGTTTTATCAATTGGGGGAATTTAATTACTCGTTATAATCTAGCGGTAAATAAAGGATTGGATTATGAATTTTTAATAGATTTGAATTTCAATGATAGTCTATTTATGGAATATTTTAAAAGCCATCCTGAAAAAGTTAAGGATTTGTATTTTTCAAAAGAGGATGCAATTTTAAATCATCAAAAAAATACTTTTCTGTCAAAAGCACTCTATTATGAGTTTGTAGAGGTTAAAAAATAG
- the ffh gene encoding signal recognition particle protein, protein MFDNLSDKLDKAFHILKGHGKITEINVADTLKEVRRALLDADVNFKIAKDFTARVKDKAIGQDVLTTLQPGQLLVKLVKDELTELMGGDVAGINLQGSPTVILMSGLQGSGKTTFSGKLANYLKTKKNKKPLLVACDIYRPAAINQLHVVGNQIGVDVYSEPDNKNPVVIAENAIAFAKANGLNVVIVDTAGRLAVDQEMMDEIARVHSAIKPQETLFVVDSMTGQDAVNTAKAFNDILNFDGVILTKLDGDTRGGAALSIKSVVNKPIKFVGTGEKMEAIDVFYPDRMAERILGMGDVVSLVERAQEQFNEEEARKLQKKIAKNEFGFDDFLAQIQQVKKMGNMKDLVGMIPGASKAMKDVQIEDDAFKHIEAIIYSMTPEERKKPALIDVKRKNRIAKGSGTKVEQVNQLMKQFDQMSKMMKMMQGPGGKNLMKMMGGMKGMPGGMPGMR, encoded by the coding sequence ATGTTTGATAATTTAAGTGATAAATTAGACAAAGCCTTTCATATACTAAAAGGTCACGGTAAAATTACCGAAATTAACGTTGCAGATACTTTAAAAGAAGTACGTCGTGCTTTGTTAGATGCCGATGTGAACTTTAAAATTGCTAAGGATTTTACGGCTAGAGTAAAAGACAAAGCAATTGGTCAGGATGTATTAACTACTTTACAACCAGGACAATTATTGGTTAAATTAGTAAAGGATGAGTTAACAGAATTAATGGGTGGTGATGTTGCAGGAATCAATTTGCAAGGTTCGCCAACAGTAATTTTGATGTCTGGTTTACAAGGTTCTGGGAAGACTACTTTTTCTGGAAAATTGGCTAATTATCTTAAAACAAAGAAAAATAAAAAGCCGCTTTTAGTAGCTTGTGATATTTATCGCCCTGCGGCTATTAATCAGTTGCATGTAGTAGGAAATCAAATAGGAGTTGATGTTTACTCAGAACCAGATAATAAAAATCCTGTAGTTATTGCCGAAAATGCGATTGCTTTTGCAAAAGCAAACGGTCTGAATGTAGTGATTGTCGATACGGCAGGTCGTTTAGCTGTTGATCAGGAAATGATGGACGAAATTGCACGTGTTCATTCTGCAATTAAACCACAGGAAACCTTATTTGTTGTGGATTCGATGACAGGTCAGGATGCTGTAAATACTGCAAAAGCATTCAACGATATCTTAAACTTTGACGGGGTTATCTTAACCAAATTAGACGGTGATACTCGTGGTGGAGCTGCTTTGTCTATCAAATCGGTAGTCAACAAACCAATTAAATTTGTAGGTACAGGTGAAAAGATGGAAGCTATAGATGTTTTCTATCCAGACCGTATGGCTGAGCGTATTCTAGGAATGGGGGACGTTGTTTCCTTAGTAGAAAGAGCTCAGGAGCAATTTAATGAAGAAGAAGCTAGAAAATTACAAAAGAAAATCGCTAAGAACGAATTTGGTTTTGACGATTTCTTGGCTCAAATTCAACAAGTAAAGAAAATGGGTAATATGAAGGATTTGGTTGGAATGATACCAGGTGCTTCTAAAGCCATGAAAGATGTTCAGATTGAAGATGACGCTTTCAAACATATCGAAGCCATTATTTATTCGATGACTCCTGAAGAAAGAAAAAAACCGGCCTTAATTGATGTTAAAAGAAAAAACAGAATTGCAAAAGGTTCTGGAACGAAGGTAGAGCAAGTGAATCAATTGATGAAGCAATTTGATCAAATGAGCAAAATGATGAAGATGATGCAAGGTCCAGGAGGAAAAAACTTGATGAAAATGATGGGAGGAATGAAAGGGATGCCAGGTGGAATGCCAGGAATGAGATAA
- a CDS encoding winged helix-turn-helix domain-containing protein → MGMIDKLNKDFESRVRLGIMSVLMVNDWVDFTEMKSLLNITDGNLASHSTALEKSQYIEVKKEFVGKKPKTSYRVTNLGRVAFSAHLNALEKLFKS, encoded by the coding sequence ATGGGGATGATAGATAAATTAAATAAAGATTTCGAAAGTCGTGTACGTTTAGGTATCATGTCGGTACTAATGGTAAACGATTGGGTAGATTTTACCGAAATGAAATCGCTATTAAATATCACCGATGGTAATTTAGCTAGTCATTCTACTGCATTGGAGAAATCTCAATATATTGAAGTAAAGAAAGAATTCGTAGGGAAGAAACCTAAAACATCGTATCGAGTAACTAATTTAGGACGAGTAGCGTTTAGCGCTCATCTTAATGCTTTGGAAAAATTATTTAAGTCTTAA
- a CDS encoding outer membrane beta-barrel family protein, with translation MKLKLLLLCFIGNIVSMTAKHPNPIPATKAPGSISGKVIDKKTNEPLPFVNITILLNNKVITGGVTSEKGLFFFKNLELETYKIEVQFMGYKTVSKIISLTDKNKSLNLNSIAIEEDAIELKSVEIVSEKSIVEQKIDRKVINVGKDLISAGATAAEIMNNIPSVSVDPQTNAISLRGNTNVKILIDGKPTNMDAAQVLQQIPSASIKQIELITNPSAKYNPEGMSGMINIVLNKNTKIGFNGSVNNGVTFAITPKVNSSFDMNYKSGKFNWFANYGLNHGKYNNNGNIFTTESGEEDIQKYVFTDKNTSHLAKVGFDFYWNEKNTISFYTNQNFFDAKGYSETYIDFVNQQDINQLFLNAVDNLGQTYNLDYKTNFKKEGHTLELEINQNNTKNIEDAAFYIYNPKTNYIDTKGNNTLVNLDYVNPISESSKLELGLESRIESTKNKFKVDEIPNSDFVFDRNIYSAYATYSKQWGKWNIQAGTRLEHFEAKAVFNKEDESASFNTNIFNVYPSAYVNYSPSEKNSFNLSVSKRVDRPSINQLNPIREWSSPQIDSEGNPALQPQFTYSYELNYTRKLKNGSITTGFFYRRINSEITRNLYENPNDASKQILSYANLNDNNAYGFEISSTLDFAKWFSSNISLDAYNKKIRGVVSDEAVSADVTALNARINNTFKATKNLRFQLFGMYRGRDLGLQLLGKPMWKADLGSSLTILKGNGTVTLKFSDLFKTMRYRFTVEIPKDQYGQFNWESRSVYVGFNYRFGTGKNKAVQRKTRDTNETQGGGFL, from the coding sequence ATGAAACTAAAACTCTTATTACTTTGCTTCATTGGAAACATCGTATCCATGACAGCTAAACATCCAAACCCCATTCCTGCGACAAAAGCTCCTGGAAGCATTTCAGGAAAAGTTATCGACAAAAAAACGAACGAACCTTTACCATTTGTAAATATTACAATACTGCTAAACAACAAAGTAATTACAGGCGGTGTTACTTCCGAAAAAGGTTTGTTCTTTTTTAAAAACTTAGAATTGGAAACTTATAAAATAGAAGTACAATTTATGGGTTACAAAACGGTCAGTAAAATCATTTCACTTACAGACAAAAACAAATCTTTAAATCTCAACTCCATAGCCATTGAAGAAGATGCTATTGAATTGAAAAGCGTAGAAATTGTGAGTGAAAAGTCGATCGTAGAGCAAAAAATCGATAGAAAAGTAATCAACGTGGGGAAAGATTTAATATCTGCTGGAGCAACAGCTGCCGAAATCATGAACAATATTCCTTCTGTAAGTGTTGATCCTCAAACAAACGCCATAAGTTTAAGAGGAAACACTAATGTAAAAATCTTAATTGATGGAAAACCGACCAACATGGATGCAGCACAAGTGCTTCAACAAATTCCATCTGCTTCTATTAAACAAATTGAACTTATCACAAATCCTTCGGCAAAATACAATCCCGAAGGAATGAGCGGCATGATCAACATTGTTTTAAATAAAAACACCAAAATTGGTTTTAATGGAAGCGTGAATAACGGAGTTACATTTGCTATAACGCCAAAAGTAAATTCATCTTTTGATATGAATTATAAATCAGGAAAATTCAATTGGTTTGCCAATTATGGATTGAATCATGGAAAATACAACAATAATGGTAACATCTTTACTACCGAATCTGGTGAAGAAGATATTCAGAAATATGTTTTTACAGATAAAAACACTTCACACCTTGCCAAAGTGGGCTTTGATTTCTATTGGAACGAAAAAAACACCATCTCCTTTTATACTAATCAAAATTTTTTCGATGCAAAAGGCTATTCGGAAACTTACATCGACTTTGTGAATCAACAAGACATCAATCAATTATTCTTAAATGCTGTTGACAACCTGGGACAAACTTATAACTTAGATTATAAAACGAACTTTAAAAAAGAAGGACACACACTGGAACTGGAAATCAATCAAAACAATACTAAAAATATTGAAGACGCCGCTTTTTATATATACAACCCAAAAACCAATTACATTGACACTAAAGGAAATAACACTTTGGTAAATTTAGACTATGTAAATCCAATAAGCGAAAGCAGCAAATTAGAGCTAGGATTAGAAAGCAGAATTGAAAGTACAAAGAACAAATTCAAGGTTGACGAAATTCCTAATTCCGACTTTGTTTTTGACCGAAATATTTATTCAGCCTATGCGACCTATTCCAAACAATGGGGCAAATGGAACATTCAAGCAGGAACCCGTTTAGAACATTTTGAAGCAAAAGCTGTTTTTAATAAAGAAGATGAAAGCGCTTCTTTTAACACCAATATTTTTAATGTATATCCTTCAGCCTATGTGAATTATTCTCCAAGCGAAAAGAATTCATTTAATTTAAGTGTATCTAAACGTGTGGACAGACCAAGCATTAATCAATTAAATCCGATTAGAGAATGGAGTTCGCCACAAATTGACTCCGAAGGGAATCCTGCTTTACAGCCTCAATTTACCTATTCTTATGAGTTGAATTATACTCGAAAATTAAAAAATGGTTCTATAACTACTGGCTTTTTCTACCGAAGAATTAATTCTGAAATCACACGAAATTTATATGAAAATCCTAATGATGCGTCCAAGCAGATTCTATCTTATGCTAACTTAAATGACAACAATGCTTATGGATTTGAAATTTCATCTACTTTGGATTTTGCTAAATGGTTTAGTTCTAATATTAGCTTAGATGCCTATAATAAAAAAATCAGAGGAGTCGTTTCTGACGAAGCTGTTTCGGCTGATGTAACAGCCTTAAATGCTCGTATTAACAACACATTCAAAGCAACAAAAAATTTACGTTTCCAATTATTCGGAATGTATAGAGGTCGCGATTTAGGTTTACAATTATTAGGTAAACCAATGTGGAAAGCAGATTTAGGTTCAAGTCTAACTATTCTAAAAGGAAATGGAACAGTGACTCTAAAATTTAGTGATTTATTTAAAACGATGCGCTATCGTTTTACAGTAGAAATTCCTAAAGATCAATATGGCCAATTCAATTGGGAAAGCCGTTCTGTTTATGTTGGTTTTAATTATCGTTTTGGTACTGGTAAAAACAAAGCTGTACAAAGAAAAACAAGAGACACTAATGAAACACAAGGTGGCGGATTTTTATAA
- a CDS encoding response regulator, protein MKKNDYDIIFMDLHMPEMDGFQATEKIHVLPKYQINPTPIIAVTASAFEEDKIKAISMGMDDFITKPVVLKNLEELIAKQSQLQN, encoded by the coding sequence ATGAAAAAAAACGACTATGACATCATTTTCATGGATTTACACATGCCAGAAATGGACGGTTTTCAAGCTACCGAAAAAATCCATGTTTTACCCAAATATCAAATAAATCCAACACCTATAATTGCGGTTACCGCTAGTGCCTTTGAAGAAGATAAAATAAAAGCAATCTCTATGGGTATGGATGATTTTATTACCAAACCCGTGGTATTAAAAAATTTGGAAGAATTAATAGCCAAACAAAGCCAACTCCAAAATTAA
- a CDS encoding bifunctional 5,10-methylenetetrahydrofolate dehydrogenase/5,10-methenyltetrahydrofolate cyclohydrolase, translating to MQILDGKKTSEDIKNEIAAEVQQMKANGEKVPHLAAVIVGNNGASLTYVGSKVRSCEQIGFDSTLVALPEETTEAELLAKIKELNEDDNLDGYIVQLPLPKHIDEEKILLAIDPQKDVDGFHPTNFGRMALEMETFLPATPFGIMELLERYKVETSGKHTVVIGRSHIVGRPMSILMSRKGNPGDSTVTLTHSRTKNLEEYTKNADIIITALGVPEFLKADMVKEGVVIIDVGITRVDDATNSKGYVIKGDVDFEGVSKKSSFITPVPGGVGPMTIAMLLKNTLLARKIRSRK from the coding sequence ATGCAAATACTAGACGGAAAAAAAACTTCGGAAGATATTAAAAATGAAATTGCTGCTGAAGTACAACAAATGAAAGCCAACGGCGAAAAAGTGCCTCATTTAGCTGCAGTAATTGTTGGTAACAACGGAGCAAGTTTAACATATGTAGGAAGTAAAGTTCGCTCTTGTGAGCAAATTGGTTTTGATTCTACATTAGTAGCTTTACCAGAAGAAACTACAGAAGCTGAATTGTTAGCAAAAATAAAAGAGTTGAATGAAGATGATAATCTAGATGGTTACATCGTACAACTGCCTTTGCCAAAACATATCGACGAAGAAAAAATCCTTCTAGCTATTGATCCTCAAAAAGATGTTGATGGTTTTCATCCAACTAACTTTGGACGTATGGCACTTGAAATGGAAACTTTTTTACCTGCTACTCCATTCGGAATTATGGAGTTGTTAGAGCGTTATAAAGTGGAAACTTCAGGAAAACACACCGTTGTAATTGGTCGTAGTCACATTGTAGGTCGTCCTATGAGTATTTTGATGAGCCGTAAAGGTAATCCTGGTGATTCTACAGTAACTTTGACACACAGTAGAACTAAAAATTTAGAAGAATATACTAAAAATGCCGATATCATTATTACAGCTTTAGGAGTTCCTGAATTCTTAAAGGCAGATATGGTAAAAGAAGGAGTTGTAATTATCGATGTGGGAATTACTCGTGTGGATGATGCGACTAATTCAAAAGGTTATGTAATTAAAGGAGATGTTGATTTTGAAGGTGTAAGTAAAAAATCTTCTTTCATCACTCCGGTTCCAGGTGGAGTAGGACCAATGACAATTGCAATGCTGTTAAAAAATACGCTTTTGGCTAGAAAAATCAGAAGTAGAAAATAA
- a CDS encoding ATP-binding protein, protein MILDHSKMEAGKMKLEKYPIHLKKELSKLIRLFEYRVKDKNIALEFSFDKNINSTILCDNLRLQQVLINLLDNAIKFTAEGKVKLDVQLIKTENNIQHLNFQILDSGIGIETHKIEQLLLAFEQADLTTTRKYGGTGLGLTISNQLIQLMGGSKLKITARKEGGSCFCFDIPLDINTSSIGIEIPKNNITNLESKNIQKSLIEEDNIINQKVLKKLLDKINISADIAKNGFEALSLYEKKRL, encoded by the coding sequence ATGATTTTAGATCATTCTAAAATGGAAGCGGGTAAAATGAAATTAGAAAAATACCCTATCCATCTTAAAAAAGAATTATCAAAACTAATTCGTTTGTTTGAGTACCGTGTTAAAGACAAAAACATCGCTCTAGAATTTAGCTTTGATAAAAACATAAATAGCACCATTCTATGTGATAATTTAAGATTACAACAAGTACTTATCAATCTATTAGACAATGCCATTAAATTTACCGCCGAAGGCAAAGTAAAACTTGATGTCCAATTAATCAAAACCGAAAACAACATTCAACACCTCAATTTTCAAATTCTCGATTCGGGTATAGGAATTGAGACTCATAAAATTGAGCAATTGCTTCTTGCCTTTGAACAAGCCGATTTAACAACTACTCGAAAATATGGAGGAACCGGATTAGGACTCACTATTTCAAATCAATTGATTCAGCTAATGGGTGGTTCTAAATTAAAAATTACTGCTCGGAAAGAAGGAGGTTCCTGTTTTTGTTTTGATATTCCCCTGGACATTAACACGTCCAGCATTGGAATTGAAATTCCAAAGAACAACATTACTAATCTAGAAAGTAAAAATATTCAAAAATCATTAATTGAAGAGGACAATATTATCAATCAAAAGGTTTTAAAGAAATTATTAGACAAAATAAATATAAGCGCAGACATTGCTAAAAATGGATTTGAAGCTCTAAGTCTTTATGAAAAAAAACGACTATGA
- the argS gene encoding arginine--tRNA ligase — protein MTLSQTLTPSIKNAIQVLFDIEVDKVEFQATRKEFEGDITMVIFPLLKIIKSNPVELGNKIGNYLVENVAEVAKFNVVSGFLNIVISDIYYLNFFNEIKDDVDYGFVTPSPDDKAVMVEYSSPNTNKPLHLGHVRNNLLGYSVAEIIKASGKKVYKTQIINDRGIHICKSMLAWQKFGKDQTPESTGLKGDKLVGNFYVAFDKAYKEEINQLMTEGKTEEEAKKQAPIILEAQDMLRKWEAGDEEVVSLWKTMNQWVYDGFATTYKNMGVDFDSYYYESNTYLLGKDVVHMGLEKGIFEKDPDGSVWIDLTAEGLDRKIVLRSDGTAVYMTQDIGTAIQRVKDMPDVGGMVYTVGNEQDYHFKVLFLILKKLGFEWADNLFHLSYGMVDLPSGKMKSREGTVVDADDLMKDMSDTAQQISEELGKLDGYSDEEKAKLYKTIGMGALKYYILKVDPKKRILFNPEESVDFAGNTGPFIQYTYARIQSIIRKADFDFSNVTSINSIHEKEKELLKQLQLFPELIQNAAQNHSPALLANYTYDLVKEYNSFYQAVPILGEADLEIKKFRVQLSKKVADTIAASFRLLGIDVPERM, from the coding sequence ATGACATTATCACAAACACTTACGCCATCTATAAAAAATGCTATTCAGGTTTTGTTCGACATCGAAGTTGATAAAGTTGAATTTCAGGCAACACGTAAGGAATTTGAAGGCGATATTACGATGGTAATTTTTCCTTTGTTGAAAATCATAAAAAGCAATCCAGTAGAATTAGGGAATAAAATAGGAAACTATTTAGTAGAAAATGTAGCTGAGGTTGCCAAATTTAATGTGGTTTCTGGATTTTTAAATATTGTAATTTCGGATATTTATTATTTGAATTTTTTCAACGAAATTAAAGATGATGTTGACTATGGTTTTGTAACTCCAAGTCCAGATGACAAAGCAGTTATGGTAGAATATTCTTCTCCTAATACAAACAAACCATTACATTTAGGTCACGTACGTAATAATTTATTGGGTTATTCGGTAGCTGAAATTATTAAAGCTTCCGGTAAAAAAGTATATAAAACACAAATTATCAACGACAGAGGTATTCATATCTGTAAGTCGATGTTAGCTTGGCAAAAATTTGGTAAAGATCAAACTCCAGAATCTACTGGTTTAAAAGGGGATAAGTTGGTTGGGAATTTCTATGTAGCTTTTGATAAAGCATATAAAGAAGAAATTAACCAATTAATGACTGAGGGAAAAACCGAAGAAGAAGCAAAAAAACAAGCGCCAATTATTTTAGAAGCTCAGGATATGCTTCGCAAATGGGAAGCTGGAGATGAAGAGGTAGTGTCCCTTTGGAAAACCATGAACCAATGGGTTTATGATGGTTTTGCTACAACCTATAAGAATATGGGTGTTGATTTTGATAGTTATTACTACGAAAGCAATACTTATTTGTTAGGAAAAGATGTAGTTCATATGGGATTGGAAAAAGGAATTTTCGAAAAAGATCCTGATGGTTCAGTTTGGATTGATTTGACTGCTGAAGGTTTAGATCGTAAAATTGTATTGCGTTCTGACGGTACAGCGGTTTACATGACTCAAGATATTGGAACGGCTATCCAACGTGTAAAAGATATGCCGGATGTAGGAGGGATGGTTTATACAGTAGGAAATGAGCAGGATTACCACTTTAAAGTGTTGTTTTTAATCCTGAAAAAATTAGGTTTTGAATGGGCTGATAATTTATTTCACTTATCGTACGGAATGGTGGATTTACCTTCTGGAAAAATGAAATCACGTGAAGGAACTGTGGTTGATGCTGATGATTTGATGAAAGATATGAGTGATACCGCTCAGCAAATTTCGGAAGAATTAGGGAAGCTAGACGGTTATTCAGACGAAGAAAAAGCGAAGTTGTATAAAACTATCGGAATGGGAGCTTTGAAATATTATATTTTGAAAGTAGATCCTAAAAAACGTATTCTTTTTAATCCTGAAGAATCAGTTGATTTTGCTGGGAATACAGGACCTTTTATTCAATATACCTATGCTCGTATTCAATCGATTATAAGAAAAGCTGATTTTGACTTTTCTAATGTAACTTCTATTAATAGTATTCATGAAAAAGAGAAAGAATTGCTAAAACAATTACAATTATTCCCTGAGTTAATTCAAAATGCTGCTCAAAATCATAGTCCGGCTTTATTGGCTAATTATACCTATGATTTGGTTAAAGAATACAATTCATTCTATCAGGCAGTACCCATTTTAGGTGAAGCCGATTTAGAAATTAAAAAGTTCCGTGTTCAATTGTCTAAAAAAGTTGCCGATACAATTGCAGCATCTTTCAGACTTCTTGGAATTGATGTTCCAGAGAGAATGTAA